Part of the Anopheles coluzzii chromosome 3, AcolN3, whole genome shotgun sequence genome is shown below.
CGGTacctttttaaatacatttgttgttgttgctgctcacgGTGCTACGTTGTTCCCGGTGCTCGGTGAACTGCTGTCCGTTGGCCCAGGGATCTCTTCTTTCACCTGTCTGTCCGACAGTGAGCAACCGTCCATTCTTGCCTTATTCTTCTCGTCTTCCGCGTTGGGAACGGCTGTTCCAAACCATACCGCTGGTCACAGTGTTTTTACACGTTGAGGTAGGTTCTCATACGCGCATAATTGTTTTTCATAATCGCGGTCCATAGCTGCATTGGTGAACTTACGGTACTTTCCCACAGCCTTTACCTATTTTTGTGGGTCAAATAGCATATCACCTTTTTCGTATATCATTCATTCACTGTTCTCGATTCAATGTTTACGTTGCTACTTTGGTAGCGTAAGCACTTTTAAAGCGTGTTTTTGCGCTTGGTTACGAAGGTGTTTGTAACAAGTTTTCGCTATTTTAACAATGCACAGGGTGATTAGCAGCcctaaaataatgtttagttTTAAATCCTGAGTCAGATGATATTCTGTATGAATATTCTGAGTTTGAACTATTGTGAGATCATGGACTCCTTTTATATTTGTTTCAGGTTTTGCAGCCTTGCCTCccattttgaaaatgattgGTTTTCACTCGTAGTTCACTATTGTTGGTAATTAATCACTTTCCAAGTCATTTCAGAAGCACTTGCGATTTTTATAAAACGTTTCCACTTTGCACTTTTTGTCCGTgtttgaggtttcattcgtcactttttttttgcacatccGAAGATTACAGTTTAAaagtcacggtcgccatgtaatgtgtTTGATGACTGTTACGGTTGCcatgtggtatgttttgaactcgcgttggtcagggtggccttcgtcatcgtttgccgaattaAGTAGAACTGAagtggatactgtttcgaagcggacgttcgacacttgatcgtccaggcgatcatagaaacctttaggaggtttcccttactggaaacgttggagtttagaggccttaccttgggcagggggacatatctaaactctttaaatgagaactcgatagatgtaggatgggcatagtcctatcctgacagtccgaacgaatctgacctgccatgatcggagttggttttatttatactctcTATTTTGTGTCAGTTATGCTGAATGTCAAGTTTTGAGTTTACATATGGTTGTGCTTATtatgtaaggtcagttctgggTTCTGACGCTTAcgcggtgttttgtttcctacgcTTACGGTTCTGTTTGTACACACGAGGTACGGTGTCTCCGTTGGTTGCTATTAtgcaatgttattgtttttacgCTTTACGCACTTGAAACGTTTTTGTGCTGGGTAAtgtttttctgctgttttcGCACCTACGGGGCTGTGTGcgggttgtgtgttttaagtgtttttggacAAGGGTTTTTCTGCTGACTTACAATTCCTGGCGTAAGGTTATTTATGTGGTTTGGGTTGTGTTAATTTCTTGAGTGgttattttatcctttttttgtgtgttgtgtggtgttgacaatttgtgtttattaagtGTGATGAGAATTGCGTGTGAATTGATTATAGACAGTatagcatgtgcatgtgcatgctaCAAATGGAAGGAAGATTCAATACGTTTAGATTATGGAcagaagcaaaacaagaatACCAATAGAACTGTTATTGAAAACAAATTCATTGTCGAACTGAAACCGATGGAGATTAGAACTTTTGTTATTCGGctagagaagaaaaaataaaaagaaagtttCGGAAAATTGTTCAGAAAAtggattgttttaaataaagtcAAAAATATAACACCTTCATTGAATTGCGCTACtatttttatgactttttatTGTAAGTTTTCGATTCAGgcttaaatttattaattttatttttttattcataaagaacggtccaaaaagaccgtattgatgttttttttctatttaaaatgGTACAAATGCTACTGGTAAAATGCTTCTTATCTATTTAAAATGGTATAAAGGAGATCAATATGCTCATTACATTTTGTGCTATCTATCAGTTTATTAAAGTTTCACCATCAAAACAAAGATGATAAAAAATACCTACCAGTTCCTAACTACTGATAACGATGATATAACTTATCTGGCGTAATAGATGCAAAATCATTCCCATCCAAACATACACAATGATTGTACCCTTTTCGTTGGTTTCAATATGCAGATGCAAACATCATCTCTTGTCCGAAAATATATCCAACACTGGTGACAGCTGTATGCTAATGCCAATCAATCAACAACTCCCCAAAATCAGCGGGTAAAACTCGGCAGCTTCCCATTATCTACATACGCTCCCAGGGTCCGGTACCGTGGCTTACAGCGCTCGGTGGGGTGTCGTTGTCAATTACTATCTCCCCAATCGTGATACTGCGAACGGCAACAATCACTGGGATTCTAAATGAATTGATGCTTGCTGTACCATGCTTGGGTGTATGTGTTCGTTGGCAGCTTTGTTTACGTTATTCCAGAACCATAACGCGCGAGCGATAACGACTCGGACCTCCCCTGTGCTGAgctttataaattaaaaacctCACCAAAGCCGACCGCAAACGGCAAGTGAACGTTCAGGAGGTGTGCTCGCCGTTGAAATTTAGCACTCAAGTGTTTGTGTTCTAACCATCGGTTTCAGCTTTCTACTTTGTTAGTAGCAAGTTCTACATTCTCTAACCACATGAGTCAGTAAAGAGCGGCACGATGGCTAGCCGGTGTTTGCTGTTACCTTTGTTGATTGTGTTTGCTGTTATTTTTGCTGCCAGTGCAAACCCGGCCTGGCATAAGAGTGGTCATCGCAAGCACCATGGCTGTGGCTATGAGGTACATAAAGTGATAAAGAGAAATGCCTTGAAAATGGTTAAAGTTCTAATAAACTTCTTTCATTCTATGATAGGCTTGTCCCGAACCAAAGGAGGGTATGATCAATGTTCATCTGGTGCCGCACAGTCACGACGATGTTGGCTGGCTCAAGACAGTCGATCAGTATTACTATGGCAGTTAGTATCTCGTGCTTTGGTGAAACCATCGGGTGAAAAGAAAAGATTTTATATATTCTTTTGTGTTCCAGGTCGCAACAATATTCAGAAAGCGGGAGTACAGTACATTCTCGATTCGGTTGTGCATGAGCTGCTGAAAGATCCTAGCCGTCGCTTCATTTACGTTGAGTCGGCATTCTTCCAGAAATGGTACCTGGAGCAAACACcggagatgcagcagcaggtcCATATGCTTGTGGAGGAGGGACGCTTGGAGTTTATCGGTGGCGCGTGGAGCATGAACGACGAAGCCGCCGTTCATTATCAGAGTGTCGTTGATCAGTTTACGTGGGGTTTGCGGTTCTTGAACGATACGTTCGGTGAGTGTGGACGTCCACGCATCGGTTGGCAGATCGATCCGTTCGGACATTCGCGCGAGCAGGCGTCCCTGTTCGCCCAGATGGGGTACGATGGGCTGTTCTTTGCTCGGCTCGACTACCAGGATAAGAACAATCGCATGCAGACGCGCACGCCGGAAATGATCTGGCATACTAGCAGCAGCTTGGAGGAGAACGAGCTATTTACCAGCGTACTGTACAACCATTACTCCGCTCCACCGGGCTACTGTTTTGATGTGTTGTGTAACGACGACCCGATGATTGATGATCAGGAGAGTACTGATTACAATGTGAAAGCAAGGGTAAGATATATCGAATGCTATTGTGTTTTAGAGGCTTTGCTGGAAAATTGCATGCTTATCTTGTTCCATTTCAGATTGATACGTTTATCGCTTGGCTAGAGAAGATGGCAGGATCCTATCGTACGAACAACTTGATCCTTACCATGGGTGATGATTTCAACTACATGAATGCCGTaatgaactttaaaaataTGGACAAACTCATCAAGTAAGACGTTTGAGAAGGACGTTAATTGTATAGTGTCTAAACATGTCATGTTTTTAGGTACACAAACGAACGGCAATCTGAGGGATCCAAGATCAATGCGTTCTACTCGACACCTTCTTGCTATGTAAAGGCTGTCCATGGTGCAGATATCGAGTGGCCTACCAAGTCGGATGACTTCTTCCCCTACGAATCTGATTATCATTCATTCTGGACGGGTTACTTCACCTCCCGACCTACCCAGAAGCGCTACGAACGTGAAGGAAACCATTTCCTGCAAGTTTGCAAACAACTTTCCGCTATAGCTCCAATGAAAGAATCGTTCTACGAGTCCCATCTGACTGCACTTCGCGAGGTGATGGGAGTGATGCAGCATCATGATGCGATCACTGGCACTGAGAAGCAACACGTCGCGGACGACTATGCTCGCATGCTGTACGAAGCTTTTGAGGCCTGCAGTGCCAACACTCGCTCTGCACTGAACCAACTGACTGGTGAACGAGATAGCTTCAAGTTTGACTGGGGATACTGTAAGCAAGCGAACGTGAGCGCTTGTGCAATGACCGAAAGCTCGGATAACCTGGTGGTTCTACTGTACAACCCACTGGGTCACAGCTCGAATGATTTCGTGCGACTACCGGTAAAGGAAGGCAACTATCTGGTACGGAACGATCGTGGCCAAACGGTACGATCGAcgttgattccgattccgggcTCGGTTATAGATCTCCCGTTCCGAGAGAGCGAGGCCACCCATGAGCTTGTGTTCCAAGGAGAACAGGTCGCTCCCGTCGGCTACAAGTCGTACTACGTGTCGAAGGAAGAGTCGAAGAGCTCGTCGTCCGCTGCAGTAATGCGTCAGGAGGATAATGTGAGCATAGGGAACGATCATTTGACGGTTCATTTCGACGAGAACGGCTTCATGAGCCAGATCACGATTGATGGAGAAACTCATCCGCTGAAGCAGAACTTCTTGTATTATGAAGGAGCGTATGGAAATAACGAGGAGTTCCGTAACCGCTCTTCTGGGGCGTACATCTTCCGTCCGAACGGAACCGAGAAGGCCGTGACCGATGTTGTGGAGATTCAGGTGGTGAAGAGTGATCTGGTGCAGGAGGTGCATCAAATATTCAACGAGTGGATCAGCCAGGTGATTCGAGTGTATGCCGGACAGGAACATGTGGAGCTAGAATGGCTGGTGGGTCCGATCCCGATCGACGATAGCAAGGGTAAGGAAATAATCTCTCGCTTTGAGTCGGACATCAAGAGTGAAGGGACGTTCTGGACGGACTCGAACGGACGAGAAATGCTTCGCCGTGTGCGAAACTATCGTGAAACATGGGAGCTGGATCTGGTGGAACCAGTGGCTGGCAATTACTATCCAATTACTGCCAAGATTGCCGTAGAAGATGATCATTCACGTATGGCAGTGCTGAACGACCGTGCACAGGGTGGCTCCAGTCTGGTAGATGGTCAGCTCGAACTGATGGTTCATCGCCGACTGCTTCGCGATGACGCATTCGGTGTGGGCGAAGCCCTCAATGAAACACAGTACGGTGCAGGAATAGTGGCACGCGGCAAGCATTGGCTCTTCTTTGGCTCGTCCCAAAAAGCAGTCAGCCCTACACTGCAGGCAAAGGAACGATTCCTGCAGAACAAAGTGCTGCTGCCAAGCTGGCCATTCGTCAGTGCCGTTGATAATGTGCTGACCTATGACGATTACCTTTCGAACTTCCGCAACATCTACTCGGCTATCGCCCAGCAGCTACCACCGAACGTAAATTTGCTCACGCTTGAACCTT
Proteins encoded:
- the LOC120958010 gene encoding lysosomal alpha-mannosidase-like, whose protein sequence is MASRCLLLPLLIVFAVIFAASANPAWHKSGHRKHHGCGYEACPEPKEGMINVHLVPHSHDDVGWLKTVDQYYYGSRNNIQKAGVQYILDSVVHELLKDPSRRFIYVESAFFQKWYLEQTPEMQQQVHMLVEEGRLEFIGGAWSMNDEAAVHYQSVVDQFTWGLRFLNDTFGECGRPRIGWQIDPFGHSREQASLFAQMGYDGLFFARLDYQDKNNRMQTRTPEMIWHTSSSLEENELFTSVLYNHYSAPPGYCFDVLCNDDPMIDDQESTDYNVKARIDTFIAWLEKMAGSYRTNNLILTMGDDFNYMNAVMNFKNMDKLIKYTNERQSEGSKINAFYSTPSCYVKAVHGADIEWPTKSDDFFPYESDYHSFWTGYFTSRPTQKRYEREGNHFLQVCKQLSAIAPMKESFYESHLTALREVMGVMQHHDAITGTEKQHVADDYARMLYEAFEACSANTRSALNQLTGERDSFKFDWGYCKQANVSACAMTESSDNLVVLLYNPLGHSSNDFVRLPVKEGNYLVRNDRGQTVRSTLIPIPGSVIDLPFRESEATHELVFQGEQVAPVGYKSYYVSKEESKSSSSAAVMRQEDNVSIGNDHLTVHFDENGFMSQITIDGETHPLKQNFLYYEGAYGNNEEFRNRSSGAYIFRPNGTEKAVTDVVEIQVVKSDLVQEVHQIFNEWISQVIRVYAGQEHVELEWLVGPIPIDDSKGKEIISRFESDIKSEGTFWTDSNGREMLRRVRNYRETWELDLVEPVAGNYYPITAKIAVEDDHSRMAVLNDRAQGGSSLVDGQLELMVHRRLLRDDAFGVGEALNETQYGAGIVARGKHWLFFGSSQKAVSPTLQAKERFLQNKVLLPSWPFVSAVDNVLTYDDYLSNFRNIYSAIAQQLPPNVNLLTLEPWKDGTVLVRLEHLFERNEDPVYSQAVRINVRSVLFALNIESIHETTLAANQWKADSKRLQFNTESTANEASPKDQVERVAQDSTDFDIELQPMEIRTFIVKRR